A part of Vicinamibacterales bacterium genomic DNA contains:
- a CDS encoding tartrate dehydrogenase yields MNHYDIAVIAGDGIGQEVTPAAMAVVEAVARRHGFEVRTTAHPWGCEYYLREGRMMPADALDRLRTADAIFLGAIGAPGVPDHVSVWELILPIRQRFEQFVNLRPMRLLPGVPGPLAGRSPADIDWVCVRENSEGEYAGLGGRLHRGTPHEVAEQTGLFTRRGVERVVRYACELAMRRPRKLLASATKSNALQHSMVLWDEVVDEVTRDFPALTVKKYHVDALAARMVTHPDSLDVMVASNLFGDILTDLGAAITGSLGVAPGANLNPARSSPSMFEPIHGSAPDIAGRGVANPVGAIWAAALMLEHLGEPDASGEVVAALEQLLADGRVRTPDLGGTARTTDVTAAIVASVAG; encoded by the coding sequence ATGAACCACTACGACATCGCCGTGATCGCGGGCGACGGCATCGGACAGGAAGTCACCCCAGCGGCGATGGCCGTGGTCGAAGCGGTCGCCCGACGGCACGGGTTCGAGGTCCGGACCACCGCCCATCCGTGGGGCTGCGAGTACTACCTGCGCGAGGGGCGGATGATGCCGGCCGACGCGCTCGACCGGCTGCGGACGGCCGACGCCATTTTCCTTGGGGCGATCGGCGCGCCGGGCGTGCCCGACCACGTGTCGGTGTGGGAGCTCATCCTGCCGATCCGCCAGCGGTTCGAGCAGTTCGTGAACCTGCGCCCGATGCGGCTCCTGCCGGGCGTGCCGGGGCCGCTGGCCGGGCGGAGCCCCGCGGACATCGACTGGGTGTGCGTGCGCGAGAACTCCGAGGGCGAGTACGCCGGGCTCGGCGGGCGGCTGCACCGGGGCACGCCGCACGAGGTCGCCGAACAGACCGGGCTCTTCACACGGCGGGGCGTGGAGCGAGTGGTCCGCTATGCCTGCGAGCTGGCCATGCGCCGTCCGCGGAAGCTCCTGGCGAGCGCGACCAAGTCCAACGCCCTCCAGCACTCGATGGTGCTCTGGGACGAGGTCGTCGACGAGGTCACCCGCGACTTCCCCGCGCTCACCGTGAAGAAGTACCACGTGGACGCGCTGGCCGCGCGCATGGTGACCCACCCGGACTCGCTGGACGTGATGGTGGCGTCGAACCTGTTCGGCGACATCCTGACCGACCTGGGCGCGGCGATCACCGGCTCGCTCGGCGTGGCGCCCGGCGCCAACCTCAACCCGGCCCGGAGCAGCCCGTCGATGTTCGAGCCCATCCACGGATCCGCGCCAGACATCGCGGGCCGAGGGGTCGCCAATCCCGTCGGCGCCATCTGGGCCGCGGCCCTGATGCTGGAACACCTCGGGGAGCCCGACGCGAGCGGCGAGGTGGTCGCCGCGCTCGAACAGCTGCTCGCCGACGGGCGCGTCCGGACGCCCGATCTCGGTGGGACCGCGAGAACCACGGATGTGACGGCCGCGATCGTCGCGTCGGTGGCCGGCTGA
- a CDS encoding VWA domain-containing protein produces the protein MTRLGLPLALVALALAARPGAQQPAAPPPDQDPVFRAGVEVLPLDVTVLDRDGRQVTDLTSADFQVEVDGKPRRIATSEYIKMTDALEAGLAPRGPAPVVPVKTEPPPDYGITSNGGSKGPVGRAILLIVDQGNIRFGAVRPVMQSALKFLDRLQPGDRVGLVAVPAPGETVDFTTDRMKLREAMLRVSGSMVPQSRRFNISITEAFALYRQSDAMLIQQVIARECATVFGAADLERCERDVEQEAAGIVGDLRHQTDRSVSSIRAVLQSLGAMDGPKSVLLISEGLVLESLGGELEDLADVAAQVHASLDVMLLDVAPFDAAQSQMPTTAGPDRRLQEEGLIMLAGMARGTLHRVVSGADVPFRRVEEALAGYYLLGVEPTPGDRDGKRHRIEVKTLRRGLTVRARRTFLSPEGPPAATPVEALKRTLRSALPATALPMRVTTWTYKEPGTSRVRLVVATEVEREADEPLTYAAGVVVATQDGKVIAATEGSRDLQTVEGDDTLASLATILTLDPGNYRLRVALANEEKRVGSVEREVQAWAMDGDALALGDLIVAPEPRGTEGVAPVVEPRIYDGRLVALAEAYAPAASQAAVTARLDIQRDEASSVLLSQTLPVTEGSSPEVRVAQGRVDVAAVPPGSYIAKVTFTENGVSRGALIRPFKVVPTTRIAAADGGAIATPAELHAAVTGSLPAVSKDDLLDAATMSALWQAVEQGRTPGVLAAIKTARGGQMTDGALEALSAGDQSVAAFVRGMDFFAKAQYDRASTQFETAMRLQGSFAVARAMLGACLLMQQREKDAAGLLMAVPAGTFPAFGRLAAETWIRNGQPRAAVAPLEQAAGATAGDGRTTRDLALAYALAGDAAKALPLLTRYLSGPGAKDGPALATGVFALYQRHAAGTDAASIAGDRTQARAWARAYALTRGSLAPIVNAWAAHLESAQ, from the coding sequence ATGACTCGGTTGGGACTTCCGCTCGCCCTCGTCGCGCTCGCGCTCGCCGCCCGCCCCGGGGCGCAGCAGCCGGCGGCGCCGCCGCCGGACCAGGATCCGGTCTTCCGTGCCGGCGTCGAGGTGCTGCCGCTGGACGTCACCGTGCTCGACCGCGATGGCCGCCAGGTGACGGACCTCACGTCCGCCGACTTCCAGGTCGAGGTGGACGGCAAGCCCCGGCGCATCGCGACGTCCGAGTACATCAAGATGACCGACGCGCTCGAGGCCGGGCTGGCGCCGCGCGGCCCCGCGCCGGTCGTGCCGGTGAAGACCGAACCGCCGCCCGACTACGGCATCACGTCGAACGGCGGCAGCAAGGGCCCCGTCGGGCGCGCGATCCTCCTCATCGTCGATCAGGGCAACATCCGCTTCGGCGCCGTCCGCCCCGTGATGCAGAGCGCGCTGAAGTTCCTCGATCGCCTGCAGCCGGGCGACCGCGTGGGGCTGGTGGCGGTGCCCGCGCCCGGCGAGACGGTGGACTTCACCACGGACCGCATGAAGCTGCGCGAGGCGATGCTGCGCGTGAGCGGCAGCATGGTTCCGCAGTCGCGCCGATTCAACATCAGCATCACCGAGGCGTTCGCGCTCTACCGCCAGAGCGACGCCATGCTCATCCAGCAGGTGATCGCGCGGGAATGCGCCACGGTCTTCGGCGCCGCGGACCTCGAGCGGTGCGAGCGCGACGTGGAGCAGGAGGCCGCCGGGATCGTCGGCGACCTCCGGCACCAGACCGATCGCTCCGTCAGCTCCATCCGCGCCGTCCTGCAGAGCCTGGGCGCCATGGACGGCCCGAAGTCCGTCCTGCTCATCTCCGAGGGCCTCGTCCTCGAGAGCCTGGGCGGCGAACTGGAAGACCTCGCCGACGTCGCCGCGCAGGTGCACGCGTCCCTCGACGTGATGCTGCTCGACGTGGCGCCGTTCGATGCCGCCCAGTCGCAGATGCCGACCACCGCCGGCCCCGACCGACGGCTGCAGGAGGAGGGCCTCATCATGCTCGCGGGCATGGCGCGGGGCACGCTGCACCGGGTCGTGTCCGGCGCCGACGTCCCGTTCCGCCGGGTCGAAGAGGCGCTGGCCGGCTACTACCTCCTCGGCGTCGAGCCCACCCCGGGCGACCGCGACGGCAAGCGCCACCGGATCGAGGTGAAGACGCTGCGCCGCGGCCTGACCGTCCGCGCGCGGCGCACGTTCCTGTCCCCCGAGGGCCCGCCGGCCGCCACGCCCGTCGAGGCGCTGAAGCGGACGCTCAGATCCGCCCTGCCGGCCACGGCCCTTCCGATGCGCGTCACGACCTGGACCTACAAGGAACCGGGCACGTCGCGGGTCCGGCTCGTCGTGGCCACGGAAGTGGAGCGCGAAGCCGACGAGCCCCTCACCTACGCGGCCGGCGTGGTCGTGGCCACGCAGGACGGCAAGGTCATCGCGGCCACCGAAGGCTCACGCGACCTGCAGACGGTGGAGGGCGACGACACCCTGGCCAGCCTCGCCACGATCCTGACGCTGGATCCCGGCAACTACCGCCTGCGGGTCGCGCTCGCGAACGAGGAGAAGCGCGTGGGCAGCGTGGAGCGCGAGGTCCAGGCCTGGGCGATGGACGGCGACGCGCTGGCGTTGGGCGACCTGATCGTCGCTCCCGAGCCTCGGGGGACCGAGGGCGTTGCGCCCGTGGTCGAACCCCGCATCTACGACGGCCGGCTGGTGGCGCTCGCCGAGGCGTACGCGCCCGCGGCGAGCCAGGCCGCGGTCACCGCGCGTCTCGACATCCAGCGCGACGAGGCGAGCAGCGTGCTCCTGTCCCAGACCCTGCCGGTGACCGAGGGCTCGTCGCCCGAGGTGCGGGTGGCCCAGGGGCGCGTCGACGTCGCCGCCGTGCCGCCGGGGTCGTACATCGCGAAGGTGACCTTCACCGAGAACGGCGTCTCCCGCGGCGCGCTCATCCGTCCGTTCAAGGTCGTGCCCACGACGCGCATCGCGGCGGCCGACGGCGGCGCCATCGCGACGCCGGCCGAGCTCCACGCCGCCGTCACGGGCTCGCTGCCCGCCGTGTCGAAGGACGACCTGCTGGACGCGGCGACGATGTCCGCGCTGTGGCAGGCCGTGGAGCAGGGGCGGACGCCGGGCGTGCTCGCGGCCATCAAGACGGCCCGGGGCGGTCAGATGACGGACGGAGCGCTCGAAGCGCTGAGCGCCGGCGACCAGAGCGTGGCGGCGTTCGTGCGCGGCATGGACTTCTTCGCCAAGGCCCAGTACGACCGCGCGTCGACGCAGTTCGAGACGGCCATGCGCCTGCAGGGCAGCTTCGCCGTCGCGCGTGCCATGCTCGGCGCCTGCCTGCTCATGCAGCAGCGCGAGAAGGACGCCGCGGGCCTCCTCATGGCGGTCCCGGCCGGGACGTTCCCGGCGTTCGGGCGCCTCGCGGCCGAGACCTGGATCCGCAACGGCCAGCCTCGCGCGGCGGTGGCCCCGCTGGAGCAGGCCGCGGGCGCCACGGCCGGCGACGGCCGGACGACCCGCGATCTGGCCCTCGCCTACGCCCTGGCGGGCGATGCCGCCAAGGCCCTGCCGCTATTGACGCGCTACCTGTCGGGCCCGGGCGCCAAGGACGGTCCCGCACTGGCCACGGGCGTCTTCGCGCTGTATCAGCGGCACGCGGCCGGCACCGACGCGGCCAGCATCGCGGGCGACCGCACCCAGGCCCGGGCGTGGGCGCGCGCCTACGCCCTGACCCGGGGTTCGCTCGCGCCGATCGTGAACGCGTGGGCGGCGCACCTGGAGAGTGCTCAGTAG
- a CDS encoding DUF763 domain-containing protein — MQRSGVADLPLHGGRVPQWLAARMTALGTAITETVVHHYGRGAFLARLSDPYWFQALGAVMGMDWHSSGITTSVMGALKRGLSPRAHELGIHVCGGRGRHSRRTPDELRAIADRVGVDGDALARASRLTARVDNNAVDDGFQIYLHAFVVTVEGQWAVVQQGLSPERRLARRYHWHSPTVGSFTADPHSAIVGESEGVIRNLVDARASAARQALVTIALDDPSAVLRTVRRLEMPARHEVGASDVRERRLGAVLALAHERGLSDFASFLLLEQLGPRTLQSLALVAEVVHGAPTRFDDPARFSFAHGGKDGHPFPVPLAVYDETIGVLRRALDGAAVGRSEKLDGFRRLDAFTRAIERRAAPAADVEAVIARERALSPGYGGRTVFDDRRVRGAPRPRRGQLRLFGRDDTPDR; from the coding sequence ATGCAGCGATCGGGTGTCGCCGATCTGCCCCTCCACGGCGGCCGCGTGCCCCAGTGGCTGGCGGCCAGGATGACGGCGCTCGGCACGGCCATCACCGAGACCGTGGTCCATCACTACGGACGGGGCGCGTTCCTGGCGCGGCTGAGCGATCCGTACTGGTTCCAGGCACTCGGCGCCGTGATGGGGATGGACTGGCACTCCTCCGGCATCACGACCTCGGTGATGGGAGCGCTGAAACGCGGGCTCAGCCCCCGCGCGCACGAACTGGGCATCCATGTCTGCGGCGGGCGCGGCCGCCACTCGCGCCGGACACCCGACGAGCTGCGGGCCATCGCCGACCGCGTGGGCGTGGACGGCGACGCCCTGGCCCGCGCGAGCCGGCTGACGGCCAGGGTCGACAACAACGCCGTGGACGACGGCTTCCAGATCTACCTGCACGCGTTCGTCGTCACCGTGGAGGGGCAGTGGGCGGTCGTGCAGCAGGGCCTCAGCCCGGAGCGGCGCCTCGCCCGCCGCTATCACTGGCACTCGCCGACCGTGGGGAGCTTCACCGCCGACCCGCACAGCGCCATCGTGGGCGAGTCCGAGGGCGTCATCCGCAACCTCGTGGACGCCCGCGCGTCGGCCGCGCGGCAGGCGCTCGTGACGATTGCCCTGGACGACCCGTCCGCGGTCCTACGGACCGTGCGGCGCCTCGAGATGCCGGCGCGCCACGAGGTCGGCGCGAGCGACGTCCGGGAACGACGCCTGGGCGCCGTGCTGGCCCTGGCCCACGAGCGCGGTCTCAGCGACTTCGCGTCGTTCCTCCTGCTCGAACAGCTCGGCCCGCGGACGCTGCAGTCGCTGGCCCTGGTGGCCGAGGTGGTCCACGGCGCGCCCACGCGCTTCGACGACCCGGCGCGATTCTCCTTCGCGCACGGCGGCAAGGACGGCCATCCGTTCCCCGTACCGCTCGCGGTCTACGACGAGACGATCGGCGTGCTGCGGCGGGCACTCGATGGGGCGGCCGTGGGACGGTCGGAGAAGCTCGACGGATTCCGGCGCCTCGACGCCTTCACGCGCGCGATCGAGCGGCGCGCGGCGCCTGCCGCGGACGTGGAGGCCGTCATCGCGCGGGAACGGGCGCTGTCACCGGGCTACGGCGGACGGACGGTCTTCGACGACCGGCGCGTCCGCGGCGCGCCCCGGCCCCGCCGCGGGCAGCTGCGGCTGTTCGGGCGGGACGACACGCCGGACAGGTAG
- a CDS encoding sodium:solute symporter family protein, whose protein sequence is MQLAFLLLYSAALTAFGVWVGRRVRGSADFFVAGRRLSAPLVFSTVLAANIGAGTTIGAAGQAYIDGVSAWFWNGAAGLGSLVLAFWIGPRLWKEAADHGLLTAGDYLELRYGPLVRGLLAALLWLGTLAILAGQLIAGAAVLAAVADIPRPVGAAIGGIAMTIYFSAGGLLSSAWVNAVQLGVLLTGLLVAVPLAISAAGGLAGIAATPGLPATFWDPLYSSGPGSGYAFLALLGPAFVISPGLVQKAYGAESQRAVRLGIGAAGVAQMVFACVPLVLGLAARHLHPGLEARDLVLPTLLVQSMPWLLGTIGLAAVFSAEVSTCDAILFMLSTSLSQDLYKRFVNPRATDGQVLFVARVAAAVGGLAGVLLAVRLPNVIAALTIFYSLLGVSLFVPIAAGLYVRRAGTPEALASVAAGMGVLLYLNAQPWAARTIWFNPSLAGLVAAAAAFFLVAAVRRPTPPGPGPSAAPV, encoded by the coding sequence ATGCAGCTCGCGTTCCTCCTGCTCTACTCGGCCGCCCTCACGGCCTTCGGCGTGTGGGTCGGCCGCCGGGTCCGAGGCAGCGCCGACTTCTTCGTCGCCGGCAGGCGGCTGTCGGCGCCGCTGGTCTTCTCCACCGTCCTGGCCGCCAACATCGGCGCCGGCACCACCATCGGCGCCGCCGGCCAGGCCTACATCGACGGCGTCAGCGCGTGGTTCTGGAACGGCGCGGCGGGCCTGGGTTCGCTGGTGCTCGCGTTCTGGATCGGACCGCGCCTGTGGAAGGAAGCCGCCGATCACGGGCTGCTCACGGCCGGCGACTACCTGGAGCTCAGGTACGGCCCGCTCGTGCGGGGCCTGCTGGCGGCCCTCCTCTGGCTCGGAACGCTCGCGATTCTCGCCGGGCAGCTCATTGCCGGCGCCGCGGTCCTCGCGGCGGTCGCCGACATCCCGCGGCCGGTCGGCGCGGCGATCGGCGGCATCGCCATGACCATCTACTTCTCCGCCGGCGGCCTGCTGAGTTCGGCGTGGGTCAACGCCGTCCAGCTCGGCGTCCTGCTCACGGGTCTCCTGGTCGCCGTGCCGCTCGCGATCTCGGCGGCGGGCGGCCTGGCTGGCATCGCCGCCACGCCGGGCCTGCCCGCGACGTTCTGGGATCCGCTGTACTCGAGCGGCCCTGGCTCCGGCTACGCCTTCCTGGCGCTCCTGGGGCCGGCGTTCGTCATCTCGCCGGGCCTCGTCCAGAAAGCGTACGGCGCCGAGAGCCAGCGCGCCGTGCGGCTCGGCATCGGCGCGGCCGGCGTGGCACAGATGGTCTTCGCGTGCGTGCCGCTCGTGCTGGGCCTGGCCGCGCGGCACCTGCACCCCGGGCTCGAGGCCCGCGACCTGGTGCTGCCGACGCTGCTGGTGCAGTCCATGCCGTGGCTGCTCGGCACCATCGGGCTCGCCGCCGTCTTCAGCGCGGAGGTCAGCACCTGCGACGCCATCCTCTTCATGCTGTCCACGTCGCTCTCGCAGGACCTCTACAAGCGTTTCGTGAACCCGCGCGCGACCGACGGGCAGGTGCTGTTCGTGGCGCGCGTCGCCGCGGCCGTCGGCGGGCTGGCCGGGGTGCTCCTGGCCGTCCGGCTGCCCAACGTGATCGCGGCGCTGACGATCTTCTACTCGCTGCTGGGCGTGAGCCTGTTCGTGCCGATCGCGGCCGGCCTCTACGTCCGCCGCGCCGGCACGCCCGAGGCGCTCGCGTCGGTCGCGGCCGGGATGGGGGTCCTGCTGTATCTCAACGCGCAGCCGTGGGCGGCGCGCACGATCTGGTTCAACCCGAGCCTGGCGGGCCTGGTGGCGGCCGCCGCGGCGTTCTTCCTGGTGGCCGCGGTCAGGCGGCCGACGCCGCCGGGACCCGGCCCGTCCGCCGCCCCGGTGTGA
- a CDS encoding P1 family peptidase, with product MTRVLHRPTARSRRALSFALAAAVAAGAALAGAAAGPDPRGITAVDGIKVGSITLAGRPTGCTVILVDGEGAVGGVAQRGGAPGTRETDLLDPSNMVDKVNAVVLSGGSAFGLDAATGTVKWLEEHGMGWDVRIAKVPIVPSAILFDLPVGGNPSIRPTADCGYKAAAAATSDAVKEGSIGAGAGATVGKSGGQGRAMKAGLGSYAIAMPNGLVVGAIVAVNAVGDIIDPDTGQVVAGVRNPDDTFADARKLLRAGPPPRPARPGENTTIGLVATNARLTKAEAHRMALMADDGYARAIFPSHTMGDGDTVFSLATGRWTGEANITQIGALAADVMARAIVRAATEATGLPNLPAARDLPRR from the coding sequence ATGACGCGCGTCCTTCACCGTCCCACCGCCCGGTCACGCCGTGCTCTCTCGTTCGCGCTCGCAGCCGCGGTGGCCGCGGGCGCCGCCCTGGCGGGGGCCGCCGCCGGTCCCGATCCCCGGGGGATCACGGCCGTGGACGGGATCAAGGTGGGCTCGATCACCCTCGCCGGGCGCCCCACCGGGTGCACCGTCATCCTCGTGGACGGCGAGGGCGCGGTGGGCGGCGTCGCCCAGCGCGGCGGCGCGCCGGGCACCCGCGAAACCGACCTGCTCGACCCGTCGAACATGGTGGACAAGGTGAACGCGGTCGTCCTGTCCGGCGGGAGCGCCTTCGGCCTCGACGCCGCGACGGGCACCGTGAAGTGGCTCGAAGAGCACGGCATGGGCTGGGACGTGCGCATCGCCAAGGTGCCCATCGTGCCGTCGGCCATCCTGTTCGACCTGCCGGTGGGCGGCAATCCATCGATCCGGCCCACGGCCGACTGCGGCTACAAGGCCGCGGCGGCGGCCACGAGCGACGCGGTGAAGGAAGGCTCGATCGGCGCCGGCGCCGGCGCCACGGTCGGCAAGTCCGGCGGCCAGGGGCGCGCGATGAAGGCGGGCCTGGGCAGCTACGCCATCGCGATGCCCAACGGTCTCGTGGTCGGCGCGATCGTGGCGGTGAATGCGGTGGGCGACATCATCGACCCCGACACCGGCCAGGTCGTGGCTGGCGTCAGGAATCCCGACGACACCTTCGCCGACGCGCGCAAGCTCCTCAGGGCCGGCCCCCCGCCGCGGCCCGCCCGTCCCGGGGAGAACACGACCATCGGCCTCGTGGCCACCAACGCCCGCCTGACGAAGGCGGAGGCCCACCGGATGGCGCTCATGGCCGACGACGGCTACGCGCGGGCCATCTTTCCTTCCCACACCATGGGCGACGGCGACACGGTGTTCTCGCTGGCCACCGGCCGCTGGACGGGCGAGGCCAACATCACGCAGATCGGGGCACTGGCCGCGGACGTGATGGCGAGGGCGATCGTACGGGCCGCCACCGAGGCGACGGGCCTGCCGAACCTGCCCGCGGCGCGGGACCTGCCGCGGCGATAG
- a CDS encoding SDR family NAD(P)-dependent oxidoreductase, whose product MTDLFRLDGKVIVVIGAGSGIGAAVAAAVARQGGRAICLDVKADAAAATASAIAADGGAAESGVVDIVDEAAVAACFDGLAAAHGRIDGLACTPAINVRKTILKYSGEEFDRVVRVNLRGNFNVLSAAGRIMTAQGSGSIVLFSSIRSVATEPGQAVYAMTKAGILQLARTAATEWAPLGVRVNAVGPGVIETPLTAPIKAVPEWYAAYAAKNPMNRWGRPEEIAGPTVFLLSDAASYVTGAVLYADGGWLAADGRFTPPGV is encoded by the coding sequence GTGACCGACCTGTTCCGGCTGGATGGCAAGGTGATCGTGGTGATCGGCGCGGGCTCCGGTATCGGGGCCGCCGTGGCGGCCGCCGTGGCGCGGCAGGGCGGCCGCGCGATCTGCCTCGACGTGAAGGCGGACGCGGCCGCGGCGACGGCGTCCGCCATCGCCGCCGACGGGGGCGCCGCGGAGAGCGGCGTCGTCGACATCGTGGACGAGGCGGCCGTCGCCGCCTGCTTCGACGGCCTGGCTGCCGCTCACGGCCGGATCGACGGCCTGGCCTGCACGCCGGCCATCAACGTCAGGAAGACGATCCTCAAGTACTCGGGCGAGGAGTTCGATCGCGTGGTCCGCGTGAACCTGCGCGGCAACTTCAACGTGCTGTCGGCAGCCGGCCGCATCATGACGGCGCAGGGCTCGGGCAGCATCGTGCTCTTCAGCTCGATTCGCTCGGTGGCCACCGAGCCGGGCCAGGCCGTCTATGCGATGACGAAAGCCGGCATCCTCCAGCTCGCCAGGACCGCGGCCACGGAGTGGGCGCCGCTCGGCGTGCGCGTGAACGCGGTGGGCCCCGGCGTGATCGAGACACCGCTCACGGCCCCGATCAAGGCCGTGCCGGAGTGGTACGCGGCCTACGCCGCCAAGAACCCGATGAACCGCTGGGGCCGCCCCGAGGAAATCGCCGGCCCGACCGTGTTTCTCCTGTCCGACGCCGCCAGCTACGTGACCGGCGCCGTCCTCTACGCGGATGGCGGATGGCTGGCGGCGGATGGGCGGTTCACGCCGCCCGGCGTGTGA
- a CDS encoding acetylornithine deacetylase/succinyl-diaminopimelate desuccinylase family protein, which produces MGVDRTTVDRVVAAVDAAADEIVAFTADLLRIPTVNPPGEEYETCARFLGERLRDFGFDVHYVAADGHPDHTARHPRVNVIGRRTGRHAHPLVHLNGHFDVVPAGAGWTVDPFGGVVRDGRIYGRGACDMKAGIAAAVFAAETLRRAGVDLPGTLEVSGTVDEESGGLAGVKYLADEGWLAKDKTDYVIIPEPLDVDRVCVGHRGVYWFEVEAQGRIGHGSMPFLGANAIEGLGRFLHLVEHELKPRLAGRMTDVPVVPAGARHATINTNGIEGGQPVDGVQTPCVADRCRAVFDRRFLIEEGLDATRAEIAEFVGRARHLAPDIRFELHDRLIVHPTRTPDDSPIIPALTGAIRRVLGREPALVASPGTYDHKHVARVAGVPHCVAYGPGELVLAHQPDEYCAIDDLVAATKVIAIATLELMGANTAARGY; this is translated from the coding sequence GTGGGTGTCGACCGTACCACCGTTGATCGGGTCGTCGCGGCCGTGGACGCGGCGGCCGACGAGATCGTCGCCTTCACCGCGGACCTGCTGCGGATTCCCACCGTCAACCCGCCGGGCGAGGAGTACGAGACGTGCGCGCGCTTCCTCGGCGAACGCCTGCGGGACTTCGGGTTCGACGTCCACTACGTGGCCGCCGACGGCCATCCCGATCACACGGCGCGCCACCCGCGCGTGAACGTCATCGGCCGGCGCACGGGGCGCCACGCGCATCCGCTCGTGCACCTCAACGGCCATTTCGACGTGGTGCCGGCGGGAGCCGGCTGGACGGTGGACCCCTTTGGCGGCGTCGTCCGCGACGGCCGGATCTACGGGCGTGGCGCGTGCGACATGAAGGCCGGCATCGCTGCCGCCGTGTTCGCCGCCGAGACGCTGCGGCGGGCGGGCGTCGACCTGCCCGGCACCCTCGAAGTGAGCGGCACGGTCGACGAGGAAAGCGGCGGGCTGGCCGGCGTGAAGTACCTCGCCGACGAGGGATGGCTCGCGAAGGACAAGACCGACTACGTGATCATTCCCGAGCCCCTCGACGTGGACCGTGTCTGCGTCGGGCACCGCGGCGTCTACTGGTTCGAGGTCGAGGCGCAGGGCCGCATCGGCCATGGCAGCATGCCGTTCCTCGGCGCCAACGCCATCGAGGGGCTCGGCCGTTTCCTGCACCTCGTGGAGCACGAGCTGAAGCCGCGGCTCGCCGGCCGGATGACCGACGTGCCCGTGGTGCCCGCCGGCGCCCGCCACGCCACGATCAACACCAACGGGATCGAGGGCGGTCAGCCCGTCGACGGCGTGCAGACGCCGTGCGTGGCCGACCGCTGCCGCGCCGTGTTCGACCGGCGCTTCCTGATCGAGGAAGGGCTCGACGCCACGCGGGCCGAGATCGCCGAGTTCGTGGGCCGCGCCCGGCACCTGGCTCCCGACATCCGCTTCGAACTGCACGATCGGCTGATCGTGCATCCCACCCGGACGCCCGACGACTCGCCGATCATTCCGGCGCTCACCGGCGCGATTCGCCGCGTCCTCGGCCGGGAGCCCGCGCTCGTCGCCAGCCCCGGCACCTACGATCACAAGCACGTGGCCCGGGTGGCCGGCGTCCCGCACTGCGTCGCCTACGGCCCGGGCGAGCTCGTCCTGGCCCACCAGCCCGACGAGTACTGCGCGATCGACGACCTCGTCGCCGCCACGAAGGTCATCGCCATCGCGACGCTCGAGCTGATGGGAGCGAACACAGCGGCCAGGGGCTACTGA